The Xenopus laevis strain J_2021 chromosome 5L, Xenopus_laevis_v10.1, whole genome shotgun sequence genome has a segment encoding these proteins:
- the LOC121393680 gene encoding C-C chemokine receptor type 6-like isoform X2, protein MEVSSTTVFDFTDISEDDGKVCYLDDVRQFKKKFAPVVLALIFAVGLVGNLLVIITFRYYKRTKSMTDVYLLNMAVADILFVFTLPFWSVYYQKGEWIFKDFMCKFIRSIYAINFTCSMLLLACVGIDRYVAIVQVTKSFRFRTATMAYKRVICLFVWIMSACLSSLTYSFSKCYKHNERFVCEASYPEDKTALKWKLAVIIVQITLGFCIPFFVMFFCYLCIIMTLLQAHNSQRHKAIRVIVAVVAVFLVCQVPYNVLLLIKATQLGRTDSQCSEKINYAYAFFITETLAFFHCCLNPVVYAFVGVKFRNYFIKIMQDLWCISKQYMVGNRISRATSEIYTSRRTSEVYVTEGGSSFTM, encoded by the coding sequence ATGGAAGTTTCCTCTACAACAGTCTTCGATTTCACTGATATCTCAGAAGATGATGGCAAAGTTTGCTACTTGGATGATGTCAGACAGTTTAAGAAAAAGTTTGCACCTGTTGTACTTGCCCTGATTTTTGCCGTTGGACTTGTAGGCAACCTATTGGTTATTATAACTTTCAGGTACTATAAGAGAACAAAATCTATGACAGATGTGTACCTTTTGAACATGGCAGTAGCTGACATACTATTTGTTTTTACACTCCCATTCTGGTCTGTATATTATCAAAAAGGAGAGTGGATTTTCAAGGATTTCATGTGCAAATTTATTAGATCTATCTATGCCATCAATTTTACATGCAGCATGCTGTTGTTGGCATGTGTTGGCATTGATCGCTATGTTGCAATTGTCCAGGTTACTAAATCATTTCGGTTCAGAACAGCCACTATGGCATACAAAAGAGTGATTTGTCTGTTTGTGTGGATCATGTCTGCTTGCCTTTCCAGTCTAACGTATTCTTTCAGTAAGTGTTATAAGCATAACGAGAGATTTGTTTGTGAAGCAAGTTACCCAGAAGATAAAACAGCATTAAAGTGGAAGCTAGCAGTTATAATTGTGCAAATTACCCTAGGCTTTTgtattcctttttttgtaatgtttttttgttacttaTGTATAATCATGACACTTCTGCAGGCACATAATTCTCAAAGGCACAAGGCAATACGTGTCATAGTTGCTGTGGTGGCTGTATTCTTAGTCTGCCAGGTACCATATAATGTTCTCCTTTTAATTAAAGCTACACAGCTGGGGCGTACAGACAGTCAATGCTCAGAAAAAATTAACTATGCCTATGCATTTTTTATCACTGAAACTCTGGCCTTTTTTCACTGCTGCCTCAATCCTGTGGTCTATGCATTTGTTGGGGTGAAATTTAGaaattactttataaaaataatgcaagaTCTATGGTGTATAAGCAAACAGTATATGGTAGGTAATCGCATTTCCCGAGCAACATCTGAAATTTACACCTCCAGGAGAACAAGTGAAGTCTATGTCACAGAAGGTGGCTCTTCATTTACAATGTAa